The Arachis ipaensis cultivar K30076 chromosome B10, Araip1.1, whole genome shotgun sequence DNA window AACTTAACATGCTTGCTTCTATGCATTAGTCTTGCATATCCAATAGCATGAAAGTGGAGATAATAGTAATAACTATACCTAAAGCTTGCCTTGtttggaaggaagaagaaggtctCTGTTGTGAGGTTACTGATATGTATATGCCCTCAGAATGAGAAtgagaatcagaatcagaatcacacTCTGGTGGCATCATTTGAGCTTTAAATTGCTCTGATTCAGCAGAAGCATTAGTCACCAACATGTGCCATTTTGTGGCAATTGAGACTATCCCTTGAGCCCTGTGTGTGATTCTTGCTGCACTTACTAGACAGAGCAAGAATCCACTTAACTGCACAGCTGAACAAATCTGCATAATAAACACAAACTCAATTGAATCAAAGAGAGACCTATAAAGATTTATAGCCACAAacttagataaaaaaaaatttagtaatttttttcaTATTCTTGATGTATATTTAATGTGTGTTTTAGACTTTTAGGAGTAAGTGAGCAACCACATTGATAAATTTTGTTCACCATATATAGTTAAAAATGAGTGGACAAaattacttattattattataaaacatacttttgaaaaataaaattagctattaaatcagttattcatataaaatatatttaaaaataaattaaacaatttatgtatttatacacaaatatatgatatttaatttttaataataattttttttggtgaaagaTAGAATTAGGTGAGAAATGAaggtttttattaaatttataaaaaacgtgataaaattttatagtttttttaataaaaaacaaTATTTACTCTTCACCAAAACTCTACTTTTTACTATGATATTACTGTGCACTAGCAATTTTGAGGACCaatatattcctttttattttgaaaaaagaaaaaattaattaaaaaataatgtgtAAATAATTTATCTAATCATGTTAGACATACATTAAAATAAGTCTCAATATAAAATAgacatttaaatataaaatacatattaaaaatgacAACTCTATATGTATAGAGTGTGAGAGATTTACCACAAGATCACCAGAATTGAAGAAAGTCTTGTGAGATTTGGACTCCAAAACAAGCAACAAAGCAGCCAACTGGCTAACACTGATAGTAACCAAGGAACCAATTATAAAGAACCTATACCTATGACTCGTAACCCATAACTGCCTCCTAATCCTAACATGTTCCCTAAATATCACACTTGCTTCATTATTACAACCATCTCCACAACCTTCAAATAGCTTCTTAAGCCCTTCAAATCTTAGAATCTGAAGCTCACATGTTAGCCTGAATAGCACACACATTAACAAGAACACCCCTGTTCTGTAAACCCATGAAACAAGGACTAGAAGGAAGAGTATTGAATTTAGAGGGAACTGACCACCGTTGGCGGCCGGGCCGATGTGTCTGACTGTGATCTTAGCCGTCGTGAAGAGGAGGATCTTGTGTGCCAGTTGTACAAAGAATGAAGGTAATATTATGAATGATAAGTATTTAAATGCCTTCTCAAGCTCCCGTGTGTAGCCACGTCGAACGTACATTGAGTCATCTTGTAAGATGTCTAAGAATAGAAGTTGCCTAAGGCCATACCTGTTTGTAATTTCAACTCTGACTGTGAGTTGTAAGATGTTTCGCATGGCTAACCATTCATATGAACACGTTTTTATGTAAAATTATCTAACAGTGTTTGTGGTACCTTCGGAAGAAACGGGAGAGAGTGAAGAAGGCGATTACAGCAAGGGCCGATTCCGGTAACTGAACAAGCTTGTTGAATTTAAAGGGGTCATCAATGGAAGCAGAGTGAGATACACCGATAAAGATTGAGATGAGGAGAGGTGCAGCCACTGCCAGGACGACGAACAACGCATAAGAAATTATTCTTCCAAAGCAATAAGAGTGATCAAGGGCACACCACTTAAGAATGATGCGAAGGTTTCGAAGTTCATCCGAGCTTATAGGCTTTGATCTTGCATAACATGGCTGCTGCATGAGCAATGGAACGTTGTGTTGTTGTTGATCTTCGTTTTGTGGAGAGAGAGTGGTAATGGAAATGGTGGTGGTGGATTTGGTTGGTTCAGTGGTGGATGATGGCTTCATTTGTTTTCAAACAGAGACagagaaagagaaagggaaagaaagtgaatgaatgaatgaatgcatgctatgtgtttgtttTATTGTGTCAGCGATATTATTATATGTTAAAATTTAAACttaataaatgtgggaaaagaaaAGAGTAAAGAGGGAAGAGAAGAACGGGAAAAAGAAGTTAGAATTTAGAAACCTTGCTTTGTCCTGGGAGAGTTCTTATAGGTTTTGGTGAAGCTAAGAATAAAGTGAAAATGATGAGGAGTGAAAGAATGAGTGCCTTTTTTCTTTTTGGCTGTCAGCAGTGAATTAttcattctaaaatttaaagaaagtTTTGAAATAAAAGTATCATAAATTATTTTCCATATGGAATGTGTAGTGGTGATTTTGCTCAATATTGGAGGAGatattttatcattttatatGTGTCAGATTCAACATACAAAGAGTATGGTGACAGAATCTGTTATCAGCGGCGTGTCAGTTCCCCGCAACACGCTATGGGCGTGGTGATGTGGCAAGTATGCAGGCATGGAAACTCTTTGGCAACACGCAGTGGGTGTATTGCCTGTGAATCAAGCAGGCGTTGCAGAGGTTCCGTTACTTCTCAAAGAGCTGCAGCAATACGGGGTGGGCGTGTTGGAGACCGCATGTTTGGAACAGCTCCTCCACCTCAATAAGCAGCGAACACAATGTTGAGACTCTATAAATTGAGTCCCTCACCCCATTTCATGCATTAGCGAGC harbors:
- the LOC107622967 gene encoding uncharacterized protein LOC107622967 codes for the protein MKPSSTTEPTKSTTTISITTLSPQNEDQQQHNVPLLMQQPCYARSKPISSDELRNLRIILKWCALDHSYCFGRIISYALFVVLAVAAPLLISIFIGVSHSASIDDPFKFNKLVQLPESALAVIAFFTLSRFFRRYGLRQLLFLDILQDDSMYVRRGYTRELEKAFKYLSFIILPSFFVQLAHKILLFTTAKITVRHIGPAANGGQFPLNSILFLLVLVSWVYRTGVFLLMCVLFRLTCELQILRFEGLKKLFEGCGDGCNNEASVIFREHVRIRRQLWVTSHRYRFFIIGSLVTISVSQLAALLLVLESKSHKTFFNSGDLVICSAVQLSGFLLCLVSAARITHRAQGIVSIATKWHMLVTNASAESEQFKAQMMPPECDSDSDSHSHSEGIYISVTSQQRPSSSFQTRQALVTYLQHNYGGITVFGFLLDRGLLYTLFAFEFSLVMWILSKVVVLS